The following nucleotide sequence is from Psychroflexus torquis ATCC 700755.
TCAAACCAAGACGCAGGATTAATATCAAACCTTGTCGCGGCTAATGATATCATGAATCAGGATCAGAGAACTGATGAATTAACAGTAGTAGGGAGAATTGTAGATGATAATTTTGATGCTAATCAACCGATTGATGATACAAATAATACCCCAATTCTCAAATCAACAGCAACCTCAACTGCTACAGCTTACCGAAACTATATTATTGCCCAAGGGCGATCTAATGCTAATCTTCACTGGTTACAGACTAATACTTTCTTCCCTGATGCCGGAGCTGCCTCAGCAGGAAGATTTCAAGGATTTAACGCAGCAGTCGGAGGTGCCGTTGCTTTGTCTAACTACATAAAAGTTCCACATGAGCTAACGAGCGGTCATGCAGCACTCGCTGGACATAACCAAGGGGCATTATTTCCTGCCGAGCAAAGCATTGACGATAATGGTACACCCAATGACCCAACTGATGATCTGTATATAGCTGCTGGCACAAAAAGAACCCAATTAAAATTTACTGGTGGAGGGGCTCAATCGAGTGTTGCAACTGGTCCCGTGGCCACAAGCAATGCTATTGATGGTTATGTGTACTACAAATCTAGAACTGGGGCTCAAGAACGTGTTCTTGCCACAGATGTATCTAGCGGGACTACGGACAATACCTTTGATCTCATTTATGATGATTATACCGCTACACAGCCAAACAGAGTCCATAATCAAGGAAATCCTGAAGACGTAGCTGAATCAACTGTAACGGTAGACACCGTAAATGGAACCTTTAGCCTCGATGATATTTCTGAGTACAATGAGAGTTATCCTTTACTCAAAGCAGAGGATGGAACAGTATTAGCAACCATCGATGATGTGTATCGTCTCTATATTTATGATGATACTGATACCAGTGATGGAGCCCATCTAAATCCAGTAGGAATTGATTTTAAAAGTAGACCAAACATTGATTATACCGCTTATAGTAGTGACCCCAGTACGCTAAGCTATAGAGTTATGAATGTTTCTCAAAACGTTCTCAATAACCCAATAGCAACCCTCAGCACCGAAAATAACCAAGAAATCGAGGGATTTAAAATGTATCCAAACCCAGCAACAACAGAAGTAACCCTAAGTATAACAAAAGGGCAAACTATTAAAACTATCGAAATATTTAGCAGCAATGGACGACTTATAAGCCAAGTGTCTCCCCTGAGTCTCAATGAAAAAGAA
It contains:
- a CDS encoding T9SS type A sorting domain-containing protein — translated: MTTINEQFGNLGETIKDVSGEFLDKLIAVSGLSKTQVMMIVFGASSLGVIAQTNPAFGSGYNLVQCDIDNASGSNQDAGLISNLVAANDIMNQDQRTDELTVVGRIVDDNFDANQPIDDTNNTPILKSTATSTATAYRNYIIAQGRSNANLHWLQTNTFFPDAGAASAGRFQGFNAAVGGAVALSNYIKVPHELTSGHAALAGHNQGALFPAEQSIDDNGTPNDPTDDLYIAAGTKRTQLKFTGGGAQSSVATGPVATSNAIDGYVYYKSRTGAQERVLATDVSSGTTDNTFDLIYDDYTATQPNRVHNQGNPEDVAESTVTVDTVNGTFSLDDISEYNESYPLLKAEDGTVLATIDDVYRLYIYDDTDTSDGAHLNPVGIDFKSRPNIDYTAYSSDPSTLSYRVMNVSQNVLNNPIATLSTENNQEIEGFKMYPNPATTEVTLSITKGQTIKTIEIFSSNGRLISQVSPLSLNEKETIDISNLASGMYIVIATNQDGRTSREKLLKK